In Edaphobacter aggregans, the sequence GTCTTATTGTCCGCCAGATACTCCTCAAGCGTGTTGTAGCCCAACACAACATCGCCCACCTTGCCATCGCGATCCGCCGTCTTGATTCCAACGACGCGCGCTCCGTAAGTCGTAATACGAGCCTCAATCGCATCGCTCTTCAGCGTGTAGATATCAACGGCCGTGCCATCCGGCATCTTGCCAAAATCTGCTTTTGTTACCGAACCATGTGCTGCCATCGCGGTTGTCATACTAAGCAGCATAACCTTTAGCCATCTCGTCGTCATGTATCCCTCTGTTCCTGTGATTGCGGCTTTCTAAAGCGCAGTAAATTCCTAGTTTGCGCCTCATACAGCAACCCCGCCACTATACTGCAACGCCCGCGAAGCCGCGAAACAGCGGTAAGATGGAGCGGCCAATCCCATCGAGCCAAGGACGGTTATGAACCTTCGAACCAGAACCCTGCCACTGCTTGCCCTCACGTTCCTCCTTCTCTGCAGCATCAACAAAAACGCAGTAGCAGCCCCGCCAGACCACTGGGTCGGCACCTGGGCCACCTCCCCAGTCGCGATGCCAAACACCGAAGGCATCTTCGGCGCCGCCGACACCACCTTCCGCGAGATCGTCCACGTCTCCCTCGGCGGCTCCCGCGCCCGCATCATCCTCTCCAACGAGTTCGGCCTCGATCCCCTCACCATCAGCGCCGCCCACATCGCGCTTCGCACCACCGGCAGCGAAATCGACCTCGCCTCGGCCAACGCCCTCACCTTCGGCGGACGCCCCTCCGTCACCATCCCACCCGGAGCCCTCGTCGTTAGCGACCCCGTAAACCTCAAACTTCCCGCCTTCGCCGACGTAGCCGTCAGCCTCTTCGTCCCAGCCCAACCCATGCACCAGATCACGCACCACAGCTTCGCCGATCAGACCAGCTACATGGCCCAAGGCAACGTCGTCGGGGTCAAAGCCCTTGAATCACCCAAAGAGATCTACAACTGGCCCTTCCTCAAGGGCGTAGACATCATAGCCGGCGACAAAAGCGCCGCCATCGTGGCCTTCGGCGACAGCATCACCGACGGAGCCCACAGCACCCGCGACGCCAACTCCCGCTGGCCCGACCTCCTCGCCCACCGCCTCCAGGCCAACAAGAAGACCGCCGACCTCGGCGTCCTCAACCAGGGCATCGGCGGCAACCGCATCCTGCACGACAACACCGGGCCCAACGCCCTCTCCCGCTTCGACCGCGACGTC encodes:
- a CDS encoding SGNH/GDSL hydrolase family protein; translation: MNLRTRTLPLLALTFLLLCSINKNAVAAPPDHWVGTWATSPVAMPNTEGIFGAADTTFREIVHVSLGGSRARIILSNEFGLDPLTISAAHIALRTTGSEIDLASANALTFGGRPSVTIPPGALVVSDPVNLKLPAFADVAVSLFVPAQPMHQITHHSFADQTSYMAQGNVVGVKALESPKEIYNWPFLKGVDIIAGDKSAAIVAFGDSITDGAHSTRDANSRWPDLLAHRLQANKKTADLGVLNQGIGGNRILHDNTGPNALSRFDRDVLAQAGVKYLIILESINDIGHAQDPVKPYDVVTAEDLIVGLGQLATRAHTHGIKVYGATLTPYVGAKYASPSGEAMRQAVNKWIRTTNQLDGFIDFDKATQDSANPAVFAPTADSGDHLHPGDAGYKSMADSIDLNLFTK